In one window of Flavobacterium ginsengisoli DNA:
- the lipB gene encoding lipoyl(octanoyl) transferase LipB, translating to MNKKIQLQDLGKKDYKSTWEYQEEIFKDIVDLKIKNRREELESPTPNYLLFVEHPHVYTLGKSGDLENLLLNEKQLEAKGATFYKINRGGDITYHGPGQIVGYPILDLENFFTDIHKYLRLLEESIILTLAEYGLESGRSEGETGVWLGVGTPFARKICAMGVRASRWVTMHGFALNVNVDLGYFDNIIPCGIRGKGVTSLNVELGVEKVNEEEIKAKIIKHFAELFEAEFV from the coding sequence ATGAACAAGAAAATCCAACTTCAGGATCTGGGTAAAAAAGATTATAAATCTACTTGGGAATATCAAGAAGAAATCTTTAAAGACATAGTCGATTTAAAAATCAAGAATAGAAGAGAAGAACTAGAGTCGCCAACACCAAATTATTTGCTGTTTGTAGAGCATCCTCATGTTTATACTTTGGGGAAAAGTGGCGATCTAGAGAACTTATTATTAAACGAAAAACAACTCGAAGCCAAAGGAGCAACTTTTTATAAGATCAATCGTGGCGGAGATATTACGTATCACGGACCTGGACAAATTGTAGGTTATCCGATTTTAGATTTAGAAAATTTCTTTACTGATATTCATAAATACCTTCGTTTGTTAGAAGAATCAATCATTCTAACTTTGGCAGAATACGGTTTAGAATCGGGCAGAAGCGAAGGAGAAACTGGAGTTTGGCTTGGCGTAGGAACTCCGTTTGCACGTAAGATATGCGCAATGGGTGTTCGTGCTTCAAGATGGGTTACCATGCACGGATTTGCTTTAAATGTAAATGTCGATTTAGGATATTTTGATAATATTATTCCATGCGGTATTCGCGGAAAAGGCGTTACTTCTTTAAACGTTGAACTCGGGGTAGAAAAAGTAAATGAAGAAGAAATAAAAGCTAAAATCATAAAACATTTCGCAGAGCTCTTCGAAGCTGAATTTGTTTAA
- the lysS gene encoding lysine--tRNA ligase, whose protein sequence is MALSEQEIIRREKLQNLRNLGINPYPANLFPVNHTSKQIKETFEEGKKVIVAGRLMSVRDQGKACFAELQDSEGRIQLYVNRDVLCEGDDKTLYNQVFKKLTDLGDFIGIEGELFTTQVGAKCIRVTGFTFLSKTLRPLPLPKVDEEGNVHDAFNDAELRYRMRYVDLTVNPQVKETFIKRTKLFSAMRGYFNDAGYLEVDTPVLQSIPGGASARPFITHHNSLDIPLYMRIANELYLKRLIVGGFEGVYEFSRNFRNEGMDRTHNPEFTAMEIYVAYKDYNWMMEFAEGLLEHCAIAVNGTSEVTFGEHKINFKAPYARVTMTDSIKHFTGFDISGKTEQELFEAARGMGIEVDETMGKGKLIDEIFGAKCEGNYIQPTFITDYPKEMSPLCKEHRDNPDLTERFELMVCGKEIANAYSELNDPIDQRERFEDQMRLAAKGDDEANGIIDEDFLRALEYGMPPTSGMGIGMDRLIMYLTNNASIQEVLLFPQMRPEKKQAQIELSDEEKFIIDLLTKNENRMDLTRLKITANLSGKKWDVSMKNLSKHGLTKVVVDGEFKFVELVG, encoded by the coding sequence ATGGCATTATCAGAACAAGAAATCATTAGAAGAGAAAAACTTCAGAACTTACGCAACTTAGGAATCAATCCTTATCCAGCTAATCTTTTTCCTGTAAATCATACATCTAAGCAGATAAAGGAAACGTTTGAAGAGGGTAAGAAGGTTATCGTTGCGGGTCGTTTGATGAGTGTTCGCGATCAAGGTAAAGCTTGTTTTGCTGAGTTACAAGATAGCGAAGGACGTATTCAATTGTACGTAAATCGCGATGTTTTGTGTGAAGGTGACGATAAAACGCTATACAACCAAGTGTTCAAAAAATTAACCGATCTAGGTGATTTTATTGGTATTGAAGGTGAATTGTTTACAACTCAAGTTGGTGCAAAATGTATTCGTGTAACTGGTTTTACTTTCTTAAGCAAAACTTTGCGTCCGTTACCGTTACCAAAAGTTGACGAAGAAGGAAATGTTCACGATGCTTTTAACGACGCTGAATTGCGTTATAGAATGCGTTATGTAGATTTAACAGTAAATCCTCAGGTTAAAGAAACTTTCATCAAACGTACTAAATTGTTCAGTGCGATGCGTGGTTATTTTAACGATGCAGGATATTTAGAGGTTGACACTCCTGTTTTACAATCTATTCCTGGTGGAGCTTCGGCAAGACCATTTATTACGCATCACAACTCGCTTGATATTCCGCTTTATATGCGTATTGCAAATGAGTTATACTTAAAAAGATTAATTGTTGGTGGATTTGAAGGTGTTTATGAGTTTTCTAGAAACTTCCGTAACGAAGGTATGGACAGAACGCATAATCCTGAGTTTACGGCAATGGAAATATATGTAGCCTACAAAGACTACAACTGGATGATGGAATTTGCTGAAGGTTTATTAGAGCATTGTGCAATTGCAGTTAACGGAACTAGCGAAGTTACTTTTGGCGAGCACAAAATTAACTTTAAAGCGCCTTACGCTCGTGTTACAATGACAGATTCTATCAAACATTTTACTGGTTTTGATATTTCTGGAAAAACAGAACAAGAATTGTTTGAAGCTGCTCGCGGAATGGGAATCGAGGTTGACGAAACAATGGGTAAAGGAAAATTGATTGATGAAATTTTTGGAGCTAAATGTGAAGGAAATTATATTCAGCCAACTTTCATTACAGATTATCCTAAAGAAATGTCACCGCTTTGTAAAGAGCACCGCGATAATCCAGATTTGACTGAGCGTTTTGAATTAATGGTTTGCGGTAAAGAAATTGCAAATGCATATTCTGAATTAAATGACCCAATTGACCAAAGAGAGCGTTTTGAAGATCAGATGCGTTTGGCGGCAAAAGGTGATGATGAAGCAAACGGAATTATCGACGAAGATTTCTTAAGAGCTCTTGAATATGGTATGCCTCCAACATCTGGAATGGGAATTGGAATGGATCGTTTGATTATGTATTTAACAAACAATGCTTCTATTCAGGAAGTTTTATTGTTCCCACAAATGCGTCCGGAGAAAAAACAAGCTCAAATCGAACTTTCTGACGAAGAAAAATTCATCATTGACTTGCTTACCAAAAATGAAAATAGAATGGATTTAACGCGACTAAAAATTACAGCTAACTTAAGCGGTAAAAAATGGGATGTGTCTATGAAAAACTTATCTAAACACGGTTTAACTAAAGTTGTTGTTGACGGCGAGTTTAAATTTGTGGAATTAGTTGGATAA